Proteins co-encoded in one Eremothecium sinecaudum strain ATCC 58844 chromosome VI, complete sequence genomic window:
- the SMF3 gene encoding putative divalent metal ion transporter SMF3 (Syntenic homolog of Ashbya gossypii AFR224C; Syntenic homolog of Saccharomyces cerevisiae YLR034C (SMF3)), with protein MLNIWKFLQFIGPGIMVSVAYMDPGNYSTSVAGGAQFKYELLFSIFVSNLFAIVLQCLCVKLGTVTGLDLAENCRRHLPRKLNYALFGFAEFAIIATDLAEVVGTAIALEILFGIPLTFGVLLTVLDVLFILIFYRPEKHSMKQVRMFETFVSVFVGATLVCFVLELSKLTIVSKWELFRGFMPSKVVFKEQQAMYISLGILGATVMPHSLYLGSSLVKPRLHDYDIKKYGKVRSTGPSLAAVKYTLNVSYVELIISLFFIATFVNSAILIVAGATLYGEADAGDADLLTIYQLLCKNITPAAGLIFALAMLFSGQSAGVICTMSGQIVSSGFLNWTIDPWKTRLCTRMLAIVPCLLATIFMGSKGIASMLNFSQVVLSLLLPIVSAPLLYFTANRKIMTVSDFSNSLYIESDEHTSLVVNKETEKDYTNSSWLTATAVGIWIIISSLNSYLVFSFLMGADVHF; from the coding sequence ATGCTAAACATTTGGAAGTTTTTGCAGTTCATAGGTCCAGGCATAATGGTCTCTGTGGCCTATATGGATCCTGGTAATTATTCCACTAGTGTAGCGGGTGGCGCTCAGTTCAAATATGAGTTGTTATTCTCAATATTTGTTTCGAATTTATTTGCGATAGTATTACAATGCCTTTGTGTGAAGTTGGGTACTGTTACTGGCTTAGATCTTGCTGAAAATTGCCGTCGTCACCTTCCCCGTAAGCTTAACTACGCTTTGTTCGGTTTTGCAGAGTTTGCTATTATTGCAACCGACTTAGCTGAAGTTGTTGGTACTGCCATCGCATTAGAAATCTTATTTGGGATTCCTTTGACGTTTGGTGTTCTCCTAACTGTGCTGGATGTGCtatttattttaatattCTATCGTCCAGAGAAGCACTCCATGAAGCAAGTTAGGATGTTCGAAACGTTTGTTAGTGTCTTTGTGGGTGCAACATTGGTCTGCTTTGTTTTAGAACTTTCAAAGTTGACTATTGTTAGTAAGTGGGAGCTTTTCCGTGGGTTTATGCCAAGTAAAGTTGTATTTAAGGAACAGCAAGCGATGTACATATCACTGGGTATCTTAGGGGCGACAGTTATGCCGCATTCATTGTACCTAGGCTCATCACTTGTCAAGCCGAGATTGCACGACTATGATATCAAGAAATATGGGAAAGTGAGGAGCACGGGGCCATCTTTGGCTGCTGTGAAGTACACACTTAATGTCTCATATGTTGAACTGATTATATCTTTGTTTTTTATTGCTACATTTGTTAACTCCGCGATATTGATTGTTGCTGGCGCAACCTTGTATGGTGAAGCAGATGCAGGTGACGCAGATTTATTGACAATTTATCAGTTGTTGTGCAAGAACATAACTCCAGCAGCAGGCTTGATATTTGCACTTGCAATGCTATTCAGTGGACAATCTGCTGGTGTAATTTGTACGATGTCAGGACAGATTGTGTCATCAGGGTTTTTAAACTGGACTATCGACCCATGGAAGACTAGATTATGCACAAGAATGTTAGCAATTGTGCCGTGCCTACTTGCCACAATATTTATGGGATCCAAAGGTATTGCAAGTATGCTTAACTTCTCTCAGGTGGTACTATCGCTGCTTCTTCCCATCGTTTCTGCCCcattattatattttacTGCCAACCGGAAGATTATGACTGTTTCTGATTTCAGTAATAGTTTATATATTGAGTCAGATGAGCATACTTCATTGGTTGTAAATAAAGAAACAGAGAAGGACTATACCAATAGTAGTTGGCTAACCGCAACTGCAGTTGGCATTTGGATTATCATTAGCTCGCTAAACTCCTACTTAGTGTTTTCGTTTCTTATGGGCGCGGATGTTCATTTTTGA
- the POM152 gene encoding Pom152p (Syntenic homolog of Ashbya gossypii AFR225W; Syntenic homolog of Saccharomyces cerevisiae YMR129W (POM152)) has product MDTKYRYTIPRERRSWRDTLKQDEKLHKKTSSFDSDPIFTPKRSLDEIAVDGKLENMDTPSTGKMFGSPDTMRDSQVLLAKQPLISTEVLDIPNQRQLFFCIFAIIQSYKLYDLIMLKSGLPVSGLLPDGSKFNFISKYAILDSMFLYFLPCFKIPKLDFKPFVTVLQIALMIAFTVLLSNDTNIPVVSMLVSMWSKYHTKELSLTGASVNHRKVVDSSSHFKGAHTIKILPENTVMLNPFQSSYCLPLDDLIPNLHIPIRINSTSDISYLELEHRDLYTNELQVLNFTKKDLSKLNVKSEVDPNILYLQMPLKRIGFYQLKRIVDVNNFALRIYKPQLLISECPLATINGDGPLHKCAGDKDSVTIQVTGVPPMKLKYTKTVDKETYNFVDSSLQPEYFESPLLSNRKFFTKEDIADLKWAQNHPVEINLESFLKSDGSIRYSIDEVVDGLGNVMDFKKLPADLLAKYELEYKFQTHDLPRASVEEKVNPNAATKRSLVIKIESSSTSEDAPFVANFVYEYNGDKSTFQHEFEGSVSEILIDKPGVYTLASIQSKYCSGAIVGKSTLLITKPIPPQLTVKPTPILDQCIGQVGLNFDLTFTGVPPFYYVANIYKIENGKRQLYERKKYTSHGTRMQSSYSPTKEGHYEIVFESISNALFKEPIHLAPTSDFTFNTSMRVKANAAIAQMHDSKLCLGGSTKIPVTLTGEPPFNLNYDIVETYSNKRTSYKLEGLTSYQHEIVTPQFNVGDDYILSLISVKDSSGCLVPLSGNDARITVRRDVPTASFNFIDSSVNEQKMKEGTVSELPLRLSGEHPFTLRYKHISVDGRATLHETQFQSNYKPSLRVTKQGSYELLSVNDKSCKGKIEGSNIYKVSFFEKPTFSVVEHNKVTELSRNNFMKEAVCQGVEETVDLSLVGSAPFTVAYDLTSPNGQITSKSIQVATKYASLKLPNTQAGEYILTVKGVYDSYYTEQDFPSQAFKSSEVVIRQAVNVLPNIVFSNRGNNYRTCYANLDQPELLEPINLQAKSGKGPFTISFSIYHESTSKTDYLTVDGVIPERFDYKLLYKGLKLGNHIVTIEKLVDDNGCVYDTFLENNHIIISITDVPKIVLMEPSMEYCVGDYVSYQLNGVAPFTIKYVFNGVQLKSKEKTSQFVRFASEPGSISINSIQDSSSQCVVNFLSPGMESEYERLSLNIHPIPSVIVSQGENIIEDIHEGDLAEVIFTFEGTPPFSLTYVRTEEVEGRKGRPQIVETHKVSDIYSYEYRVATSLQGTYEAIEVSDAYCLAKNDAFFNHY; this is encoded by the coding sequence ATGGATACAAAGTATAGGTACACGATTCCTCGTGAGAGGAGGTCATGGCGAGATACATTGAAGCAGGATGAAAAGTTGCATAAGAAGACATCAAGCTTTGATTCAGATCCAATATTTACGCCAAAAAGATCGCTAGATGAGATTGCAGTGGATGGTAAACTTGAAAACATGGATACGCCTTCGACTGGTAAGATGTTTGGATCTCCTGATACTATGAGAGATTCCCAAGTTTTATTAGCGAAGCAACCGCTAATTAGTACAGAAGTGCTTGATATTCCTAACCAGCGACAACTATTTTTTTGCATATTTGCAATTATTCAGTCATATAAGCTATACGATCTAATAATGCTGAAGTCGGGGCTTCCTGTGTCCGGACTTCTCCCAGATGGCTCGAAATTCAATTTCATTAGCAAGTATGCCATCCTTGATTCTATGTTTCTATATTTTTTGCCATGCTTCAAAATACCTAAATTGGACTTCAAGCCTTTTGTAACCGTTTTACAGATTGCTTTGATGATTGCATTTACTGTCCTCTTGTCGAACGACACTAATATTCCAGTAGTGTCCATGCTTGTGTCCATGTGGAGCAAATACCATACCAAGGAGCTGAGTTTGACAGGTGCTTCGGTGAACCACAGAAAGGTTGTAGATAGCTCCTCTCATTTCAAAGGAGCCCATACCATAAAAATACTGCCAGAAAACACTGTAATGCTCAATCCTTTCCAATCGTCATACTGTTTGCCCTTAGATGATCTCATACCTAACTTACACATACCAATTAGGATCAATTCAACTTCTGATATAAGTTACCTAGAGTTGGAACATCGTGATTTGTACACAAATGAGCTACAAGTGCTGAACTTTACAAAGAAAGATTTAAGCAAGTTGAATGTTAAGAGTGAGGTGGATCCTAATATCCTTTACTTACAAATGCCATTGAAGAGGATTGGATTTTATCAGTTAAAGAGAATTGTAGATGTGAACAATTTTGCTTTGCGGATCTATAAGCCGCAGCTGCTTATTTCGGAATGTCCGCTTGCCACGATAAACGGCGATGGGCCATTGCATAAGTGTGCTGGCGACAAAGATTCTGTGACAATCCAAGTAACTGGTGTGCCACCAATGAAGCTGAAATATACTAAAACTGTGGACAAGGAAACGTATAATTTTGTTGATTCTTCGCTCCAGCCAGAGTATTTTGAATCGCCATTACTATCAAATAGGAAATTTTTTACGAAGGAAGATATTGCGGATTTGAAATGGGCCCAGAATCATCCGGTAGAAATAAACTTGGAGTCATTCCTGAAAAGTGATGGATCTATTAGATACTCTATTGACGAAGTTGTTGATGGCTTGGGAAATGTTATGGATTTCAAGAAACTACCTGCGGATTTGTTAGCGAAATACGAATTAGAATATAAGTTTCAGACACATGACTTACCTCGTGCATCAGTCGAGGAAAAGGTGAATCCTAATGCTGCTACTAAACGCTCACTTGTGATTAAAATCGAATCTAGTTCAACATCTGAAGACGCTCCATTTGTTGCAAACTTTGTTTATGAGTACAACGGTGATAAATCTACATTTCAACATGAATTCGAAGGTTCCGTTTCTGAAATTCTCATTGACAAGCCAGGAGTATACACATTAGCCTCAATTCAATCCAAATATTGTTCTGGGGCAATTGTTGGCAAATCTACTCTACTAATCACGAAGCCCATCCCACCACAATTAACTGTTAAACCTACTCCAATTCTTGACCAATGTATAGGACAAGTTGGATTAAACTTTGATTTGACTTTTACAGGAGTTCCTCCATTTTATTATGTGGCCAATATCTACAAAATAGAGAATGGTAAGCGCCAGTTGTATGAAAGAAAGAAATATACATCGCATGGTACGCGAATGCAAAGTTCATATAGTCCAACCAAAGAGGGCCACTACGAAATTGTTTTTGAATCTATATCAAACGCCCTATTCAAAGAACCGATTCACTTGGCTCCTACTTCTGACTTTACCTTTAATACTTCGATGAGAGTGAAAGCAAATGCTGCCATAGCTCAAATGCATGATTCTAAATTATGTTTGGGAGGAAGCACCAAGATTCCGGTTACATTAACTGGTGAACCACCTTTTAATCTAAACTACGATATTGTGGAGACATATTCGAATAAACGAACTTCCTATAAGTTGGAAGGCCTTACATCTTATCAACATGAAATTGTAACGCCACAATTCAACGTTGGTGATGATTATATATTATCATTGATTTCCGTTAAAGATTCTTCTGGTTGTTTGGTTCCATTAAGTGGTAATGACGCTAGGATAACGGTCAGAAGGGATGTCCCTACAGCCTCGTTCAATTTTATTGATTCTAGCGTAAATGAACAAAAAATGAAGGAAGGAACAGTTTCAGAATTACCTTTGAGGCTTTCTGGAGAACATCCTTTTACTCTCCGGTATAAACATATAAGTGTCGACGGTAGGGCTACTCTTCACGAAACTCAATTCCAATCAAATTATAAGCCAAGTTTAAGGGTTACTAAACAGGGAAGCTACGAGCTCCTTTCAGTTAACGACAAAAGTTGTAAAGGTAAGATTGAAGGTTCTAACATTTATAAGGTTAGCTTTTTTGAGAAACCGACATTTTCTGTTGTTGAGCATAATAAGGTTACCGAATTGAGTAGAAACAACTTCATGAAGGAGGCTGTTTGTCAAGGTGTTGAAGAAACTGTGGATCTGTCCTTGGTAGGTTCTGCCCCATTTACTGTTGCATACGATTTGACTTCTCCTAATGGTCAAATAACTTCAAAGTCGATCCAAGTTGCGACCAAATATGCGTCATTAAAGTTGCCAAATACTCAAGCTGGtgaatatatattaacGGTGAAGGGAGTTTACGATTCTTACTACACCGAACAGGATTTCCCAAGTCAAGCATTCAAGAGTTCTGAAGTCGTTATCAGACAGGCCGTTAATGTATTGCCTAACATAGTGTTCTCGAACAGAGGTAATAATTACAGGACCTGTTATGCAAATCTTGACCAACCAGAGCTGCTAGAGCCAATTAATTTACAAGCTAAATCAGGTAAAGGTCCATTTACAATTTCTTTTAGCATTTATCATGAAAGCACCTCCAAAACGGACTATCTCACAGTTGATGGCGTTATTCCAGAAAGGTTTGATTACAAGTTGTTATACAAAGGTTTGAAGCTGGGTAACCACATTGTTACAATAGAAAAGCTAGTTGATGATAACGGCTGCGTTTACGATACATTCCTTGAAAATAATCATATCATAATCTCAATAACTGATGTTCCTAAGATCGTGCTAATGGAACCAAGTATGGAATACTGCGTTGGTGACTATGTCTCGTACCAACTGAACGGTGTTGCTCCTTTTACCATCAAATACGTGTTTAATGGTGTGCAATTAAAATCCAAGGAAAAAACCTCCCAGTTCGTTAGATTTGCAAGCGAACCAGGTTCTATTTCCATCAATTCAATTCAAGATTCCTCTTCGCAATGTGTTGTGAACTTCCTAAGCCCTGGAATGGAAAGCGAGTACGAAAGACTATCTTTAAACATCCATCCTATTCCCTCCGTTATTGTTTCTCAAGGCGAGAACATAATTGAAGATATTCATGAAGGTGACTTAGCCGAAGTGATATTCACCTTTGAAGGTACGCCGCCATTTTCATTGACCTATGTACGGACAGAAGAGGTCGAGGGAAGAAAAGGAAGACCGCAAATTGTGGAAACTCATAAGGTTAGCGACATATACTCGTACGAGTATAGAGTTGCAACCAGTTTGCAAGGAACTTATGAGGCAATTGAAGTTTCAGATGCCTACTGCCTAGCAAAAAATGATGCATTCTTCAACCATTATTAA